The Panacibacter microcysteis genome includes a window with the following:
- the acs gene encoding acetate--CoA ligase, with the protein MSYPYQIKSLDQYREAYNQSIENPETFWGNIGGYFQWKRRWEKVLDWNFTEPNVEWFKGAKLNITENCLDRHLKTLANTPAIIWEPNDPDEHHRILTYKDLYIKVCQFANVLKNNGVQKGDRVCIYMGMIPELAIAVLACARIGAVHSVIFGGFSAQSIADRLYDAQAEYIVTCDGAYRGAKDIPLKNVIDDALIGNRTIKRVIVCTRTRTPVSMIKGRDVWWEDEVKKIETLGLNECPAEEMDAEDPLFILYTSGSTGKPKGVVHACAGYMVYTNYTFVNVFQYQRGDVHFCTADIGWITGHSYIVYGPLSAGGTTLMFEGVPTWPDAGRFWQIIDKFKVNILYTAPTAIRSLMGFGLGPLQGKDLSSLKILGTVGEPINEEAWHWYDEYVGRKKCPIVDTWWQTETGGILISNLAGVTDAKPSWATLPMPGVQPILVDENGKEVTDTEDGLYKGNLCIKAPWPSIIRTTYGDHERCRKNYFSTYENLYFTGDGALKDKEGNYRITGRVDDVLNVSGHRIGTAEVENAINMHAGVVESAVVGYPHDIKGQGIYAYVIYQGSHGNESLTRKDILQTVTRIIGPIAKPDKIQFVSGLPKTRSGKIMRRILRKIAEGETQNLGDTSTLLDPNVVDEIKNGKI; encoded by the coding sequence ATGTCATATCCTTATCAAATTAAATCTTTAGACCAGTACAGAGAAGCGTATAATCAAAGTATAGAAAACCCGGAAACTTTTTGGGGCAATATCGGTGGCTATTTTCAATGGAAACGCAGATGGGAGAAAGTGCTTGACTGGAATTTTACAGAGCCAAACGTAGAATGGTTTAAAGGCGCAAAGCTTAACATTACCGAAAACTGCCTCGACAGGCATTTAAAAACGCTGGCCAATACGCCGGCCATTATCTGGGAGCCAAACGATCCTGATGAACACCACAGGATACTTACCTATAAGGATCTCTATATTAAAGTGTGCCAGTTTGCCAACGTTCTTAAAAATAATGGCGTGCAAAAGGGTGATCGTGTTTGTATTTATATGGGCATGATTCCTGAACTGGCTATTGCAGTACTGGCCTGTGCCAGAATTGGCGCAGTGCATTCGGTAATTTTTGGCGGCTTTAGCGCACAAAGTATTGCAGACCGCTTGTACGATGCACAGGCGGAATATATTGTAACCTGTGATGGGGCATACCGGGGCGCAAAGGATATTCCGCTAAAGAATGTAATAGATGATGCACTTATAGGCAACAGGACCATTAAACGGGTTATTGTGTGTACCCGCACCAGGACGCCGGTATCGATGATCAAAGGGCGTGATGTATGGTGGGAAGATGAAGTAAAGAAAATTGAAACACTCGGCCTTAATGAGTGCCCGGCAGAAGAAATGGATGCAGAAGACCCGCTGTTTATTTTATATACGTCCGGCTCAACCGGCAAGCCGAAAGGTGTGGTACATGCATGTGCAGGGTACATGGTGTACACCAACTATACTTTTGTAAATGTATTTCAATACCAGCGCGGAGATGTGCACTTCTGCACAGCAGATATTGGCTGGATTACAGGGCACAGTTATATTGTGTACGGCCCGTTGAGTGCAGGCGGTACAACGTTAATGTTTGAAGGCGTACCTACCTGGCCCGATGCAGGCAGGTTCTGGCAGATCATTGATAAGTTTAAAGTAAATATTCTTTATACAGCACCTACTGCCATAAGAAGTTTAATGGGTTTTGGCCTCGGGCCATTACAGGGCAAAGATCTTTCTTCTTTAAAAATACTGGGCACCGTTGGAGAACCAATTAACGAAGAAGCATGGCATTGGTATGATGAATATGTGGGCAGGAAGAAGTGCCCAATTGTAGATACCTGGTGGCAGACAGAAACCGGCGGAATATTGATCTCGAACCTCGCCGGCGTTACCGATGCCAAACCAAGCTGGGCAACACTACCTATGCCGGGTGTGCAACCAATACTGGTAGATGAAAATGGTAAAGAGGTTACAGACACCGAAGATGGCCTGTATAAAGGAAACCTGTGCATTAAAGCCCCATGGCCTTCTATCATCCGCACAACATATGGTGATCATGAACGTTGCAGAAAAAACTACTTTAGCACCTATGAAAACCTTTACTTTACCGGTGATGGCGCATTAAAAGATAAAGAAGGCAACTACCGCATAACAGGCCGTGTAGACGATGTACTAAATGTAAGCGGCCACAGGATAGGTACGGCCGAAGTGGAAAATGCCATTAATATGCATGCAGGTGTGGTAGAAAGTGCAGTAGTTGGCTACCCGCACGACATTAAAGGCCAGGGCATCTATGCCTACGTTATATACCAGGGCTCGCACGGCAATGAATCTCTTACCAGGAAAGATATTCTGCAAACAGTAACGCGCATCATTGGCCCTATTGCAAAACCAGATAAAATACAATTTGTGTCGGGCCTGCCCAAAACAAGAAGCGGTAAAATCATGCGCCGCATTCTTAGAAAAATTGCAGAAGGAGAAACACAGAACCTTGGCGATACTTCAACACTGCTGGACCCGAATGTAGTGGACGAGATAAAAAACGGAAAAATATAA